Proteins encoded together in one Eubalaena glacialis isolate mEubGla1 chromosome 7, mEubGla1.1.hap2.+ XY, whole genome shotgun sequence window:
- the ANKRD66 gene encoding ankyrin repeat domain-containing protein 66, with protein MELTKLSDMTKLHQAVAAGDYNSVKKILKKGLCDPNYKDVDWNDRTPLHWAAIKGHREVLQLLIEHGARPCLVTDVGWTPAHFAAESGHLNVLKTLHALHAAIDAPDFFGDTPKRIAQIYGQKACVAFLEQAEPQCRDHRQATKQKGLQLDQRDEGWDAKKRELELSLPSSKQNTNKKKNKTRGPTRLSNTKERRV; from the exons ATGGAATTGACCAAACTGTCCGACATGACAAAACTCCACCAAGCTGTAGCTGCTGGGGACTACAATTCAGTGAAAAAGATTTTGAAGAAAGGTCTCTGTGACCCAAACTACAAGGATGTGGATTGGAATGACCGAACCCCGCTTCACTGGGCTGCGATCAAGG gacacagggaggtgCTGCAGCTCCTGATAGAACACGGGGCCAGGCCCTGCCTGGTAACTGATGTGGGCTGGACCCCCGCTCATTTCGCAGCTGAATCGGGCCATCTGAACGTGCTCAAAACTCTCCATGCCCTGCACGCCGCCATTGACGCCCCTGACTTCTTTGGAGACACACCAAAGAGGATCGCACAGATCTATGGGCAGAAAGCCTGTGTAGCATTCCTGGAGCA GGCTGAGCCCCAGTGCCGGGACCACCGCCAGGCCACCAAGCAGAAGGGGCTGCAGCTCGATCAGCGGGATGAAGGCTGGGATGCCAAGAAGAGGGAGCTGGAGCTGTCTCTTCCTTcctcaaaacaaaacactaataagaaaaagaataagactCGAGGCCCCACCAGGCTCAGCAATACCAAGGAGAGGAGAGTATGA